From Streptomyces sp. NBC_00690, a single genomic window includes:
- a CDS encoding S9 family peptidase, producing the protein MPARSHDIPQLDVEELFSSPARIGASISPDGTRIAYLAPWRDRLNVWVQSLDPDAQARCVTADGNRSVLTYHWTANPRWLLYEQDGDGNEQWHIYRVDLDDPDADAVDLTPFPGATAIGFETMVTRPGKAFLHLNHRNPVEFDLYELDVSTGELTMLAQNPGHVAGWLYTPDGALYALTATDDDDIELAQWDREAGKLRTVTTFDGTDYPLFVHPFALTPDGTGVWLGSNRNSDRTRLVRLDLATGEEIGVDSHPVFDLDTRCAVFPTLPSPLIRNEHTGALLGARYLGERQVIHPLDPHFAAVLKNLEKLSDGDLAAVSCDARGRHWVAAFNHDRDPHATYHYDHITGRSRLLHRPYPHLAPEVLAPMSPATIPARDGLRLPAYLTLPVGVEPTGLPTVLLVHGGPWMRDSWGFHPAVQLLANRGYAVLQVNFRGSMGYGKAFLKAGIGELARKMHDDLIDAVDWAVGEGYSDRDRVAVFGASYGGYAALVGVSFTPDVFAAAIDVCGPSNLVTYLGSLPDFVKPQLANNWTLYAGDPDDPEQAADLLARSPISRVDQIRTPLMVAQGANDIRVVKAESDRIVDALRARGVDVEYMVKDNEGHGFLNPDNNIDLFRAADRFLARHLA; encoded by the coding sequence ATGCCTGCCCGCTCCCATGACATCCCACAGCTCGATGTCGAGGAACTGTTCAGCTCGCCCGCCCGCATCGGCGCCTCGATCTCGCCGGACGGTACCCGGATCGCCTACCTCGCACCGTGGCGGGACCGGCTCAACGTCTGGGTGCAGAGCCTCGATCCCGATGCCCAAGCGCGGTGCGTGACCGCGGACGGTAACCGCAGTGTGCTCACCTACCACTGGACTGCGAATCCACGCTGGCTTCTGTACGAGCAGGACGGAGACGGCAACGAGCAGTGGCACATCTACCGGGTCGACCTGGACGACCCGGACGCGGACGCAGTCGATCTCACGCCCTTTCCCGGTGCCACGGCCATCGGTTTCGAGACGATGGTCACCCGGCCGGGCAAGGCATTCCTCCACCTGAACCACCGCAACCCCGTCGAGTTCGACCTCTACGAACTCGACGTCAGCACCGGTGAGCTGACGATGCTCGCGCAGAACCCCGGCCATGTCGCCGGTTGGCTGTACACGCCCGATGGCGCCCTGTACGCCCTGACCGCGACAGACGACGACGACATCGAACTGGCGCAGTGGGACCGCGAGGCAGGGAAGCTGCGTACAGTCACCACGTTCGACGGCACCGACTACCCACTGTTCGTCCATCCGTTCGCGCTCACCCCGGACGGCACCGGCGTCTGGCTGGGCTCCAACCGCAACAGCGACCGGACCCGACTGGTCCGGCTCGATCTTGCCACCGGTGAGGAGATCGGCGTCGACAGCCATCCGGTCTTCGACCTCGACACGCGATGCGCCGTCTTCCCCACGCTGCCGTCGCCCCTCATCCGCAATGAGCACACCGGAGCGCTGCTCGGGGCGCGCTACCTCGGTGAGCGCCAGGTGATCCACCCTCTGGACCCGCACTTCGCCGCGGTCCTGAAGAATCTGGAGAAACTGTCCGACGGCGATCTGGCTGCCGTCTCCTGCGACGCGCGGGGGCGACACTGGGTCGCCGCGTTCAACCACGACCGCGACCCCCATGCGACCTACCACTACGACCACATCACCGGCCGGAGTCGGCTGCTCCACCGGCCCTATCCGCATCTGGCCCCCGAGGTCCTGGCCCCGATGAGCCCGGCTACCATCCCGGCGCGCGACGGTCTGCGCCTGCCCGCCTATCTGACCCTGCCCGTCGGGGTCGAGCCCACCGGGCTGCCAACCGTCCTACTGGTTCACGGCGGTCCGTGGATGCGCGACAGTTGGGGTTTCCACCCCGCCGTGCAACTGCTGGCCAACCGGGGTTACGCGGTACTCCAGGTCAACTTCCGCGGCTCGATGGGCTACGGCAAGGCGTTCCTCAAGGCGGGCATCGGGGAACTCGCCCGCAAGATGCACGACGACCTCATTGACGCCGTTGACTGGGCCGTCGGCGAAGGCTATTCGGACCGAGACCGAGTAGCCGTCTTCGGCGCGTCCTACGGTGGCTACGCCGCGCTGGTCGGCGTGTCCTTCACCCCCGACGTCTTCGCCGCCGCGATCGATGTGTGCGGCCCGTCGAACCTGGTGACCTATTTGGGGTCCTTGCCCGATTTTGTTAAGCCACAACTAGCCAACAACTGGACTCTCTACGCCGGAGACCCGGACGACCCGGAACAGGCGGCGGACCTGCTGGCGCGCTCACCCATCAGCAGGGTGGACCAGATCCGCACCCCGCTGATGGTGGCCCAGGGCGCCAATGACATCCGCGTCGTGAAGGCCGAGTCCGACCGAATTGTTGACGCCCTGCGCGCACGAGGCGTCGACGTTGAGTACATGGTGAAGGACAACGAAGGCCACGGCTTCCTCAACCCGGACAACAACATCGACCTGTTCCGCGCGGCTGATCGCTTCCTCGCTCGACACCTGGCCTGA
- a CDS encoding SigE family RNA polymerase sigma factor has product MRQCRADEFLAFTEGRVGHMFRSACLLTGGDTHLAEDLVQETLGRMYAKWARVSAADNPAAYAQTMLVRTYLTYRRRRSAGECPVDEVPDNALTPREDLTLRVTLLAALRMLAPKDRAVLVLRYWDDRSVEETAHAMNVSSAAVRTRSTRALARLRDQLGGSIVDFTSV; this is encoded by the coding sequence ATGAGACAGTGCCGGGCGGACGAGTTTTTGGCATTCACAGAGGGTCGGGTCGGCCACATGTTTCGCTCCGCGTGCCTGCTCACGGGTGGCGATACGCATCTCGCAGAAGACCTCGTGCAGGAAACGCTGGGCAGGATGTACGCGAAGTGGGCGCGGGTCTCGGCGGCTGACAATCCGGCTGCCTATGCGCAGACGATGCTGGTACGTACGTACCTCACCTACAGACGACGTAGGTCCGCCGGCGAGTGCCCGGTTGATGAAGTCCCCGACAACGCCCTGACCCCGCGTGAGGATCTCACGCTGCGTGTCACCCTGCTGGCCGCGCTCAGAATGCTCGCACCGAAGGACAGGGCCGTGCTGGTGCTCCGGTACTGGGATGACCGCAGCGTTGAGGAGACCGCTCACGCCATGAACGTCAGCTCCGCAGCTGTACGCACCAGATCGACGCGGGCACTCGCGAGGCTGCGTGACCAACTCGGCGGCAGCATCGTCGACTTCACCTCCGTGTGA
- a CDS encoding dihydrofolate reductase family protein, with the protein MAKLIYSMVTSLDGYAEALEGDLGTGADDQEVHTFINDLFRPVGTYLYGRRMYETMVYWETAHTEPDQPPHILQYALDWQTAEKVVYSTTLESVSSAKTRIERTFDPDAVRKLKAEAEHDLTVDGPNLAAQAIAAGLVDEYHLFITTSVVGGGKRFFPDGVRLDLELVEERSFDSGLIYARYRTR; encoded by the coding sequence ATGGCCAAGCTCATCTACTCGATGGTCACCTCGCTCGACGGCTACGCCGAGGCGTTGGAGGGCGACCTGGGCACCGGGGCCGATGACCAAGAGGTCCATACCTTCATCAACGATCTCTTCCGTCCCGTCGGCACTTATCTCTATGGCCGACGGATGTACGAGACGATGGTCTACTGGGAGACCGCGCACACCGAGCCCGACCAACCGCCGCACATCCTGCAGTACGCCCTCGACTGGCAGACCGCGGAGAAGGTCGTGTACTCCACCACACTTGAGTCGGTGTCCAGTGCGAAGACCCGGATCGAGCGCACCTTCGACCCGGACGCCGTGCGCAAGCTCAAGGCCGAGGCCGAACACGACCTCACCGTCGACGGCCCGAACCTCGCGGCCCAGGCGATCGCGGCCGGTCTGGTGGACGAGTACCACCTCTTCATCACGACGAGCGTGGTCGGCGGCGGCAAGCGGTTCTTCCCCGACGGCGTGCGCCTCGATCTCGAACTGGTTGAGGAGCGTTCCTTCGACAGCGGACTGATCTATGCGCGCTACCGGACCCGCTGA